From Streptomyces sp. TLI_053, a single genomic window includes:
- a CDS encoding metallophosphoesterase: protein MRPLYSVPLGIAATGAACLAYSVGYEVRSFRLRRVEVPVLPRGARPVRVLQVSDIHMVSGQGRKQRWLQSLAGLRPDLVVNTGDNLSDPEGVPATLDALGPLMDFPGVYVFGSNDYYGPARKNPARYLQAMRTGSHGMNNADGTARRGITGAVHNPWEKLRDSFDAAGWLDLTNTRGRLTVAGLDLEFTGLDDPHIRRDRYSEVAGGPSSDADLSLAVVHAPYLRVLDAFTADRYPLILAGHTHGGQLCVPFYGALVTNCDLDAKRVKGLSTHQAGGRRSYLHVSAGCGTNRYTPVRFACPPEATLLTLTPTPR from the coding sequence CTCGCCTACTCCGTTGGGTACGAGGTCCGTTCCTTCCGCCTCCGCCGGGTCGAGGTCCCGGTCCTCCCCCGAGGCGCCCGGCCCGTCCGGGTACTGCAGGTCTCCGACATCCACATGGTGAGCGGGCAGGGCAGGAAGCAGCGCTGGCTGCAGAGCCTCGCGGGCCTGCGGCCCGACCTGGTGGTCAACACCGGCGACAACCTCTCCGACCCGGAGGGCGTCCCCGCCACCCTGGACGCGCTCGGCCCGCTGATGGACTTCCCCGGCGTCTACGTCTTCGGGTCCAACGACTACTACGGCCCCGCCCGCAAGAACCCCGCCCGCTACCTCCAGGCGATGCGCACCGGCAGCCACGGCATGAACAACGCCGACGGCACCGCCCGCCGCGGGATCACCGGCGCCGTCCACAACCCCTGGGAGAAGCTGCGCGACTCCTTCGACGCCGCCGGCTGGCTCGACCTCACCAACACCCGCGGCCGCCTCACCGTCGCCGGCCTCGACCTGGAGTTCACCGGCCTGGACGACCCCCACATCCGGCGCGACCGCTACAGCGAGGTCGCCGGCGGCCCCTCCTCCGACGCCGACCTCTCCCTCGCCGTCGTGCACGCCCCGTACCTGCGGGTCCTCGACGCCTTCACCGCCGACCGCTACCCCCTGATCCTGGCCGGCCACACCCACGGCGGCCAGCTCTGCGTCCCCTTCTACGGCGCCCTGGTCACCAACTGCGACCTCGACGCCAAGCGGGTCAAGGGCCTCTCCACCCACCAGGCCGGCGGCCGCCGCTCCTACCTCCACGTCTCGGCCGGCTGCGGCACCAACCGCTACACCCCCGTCCGCTTCGCCTGCCCCCCGGAAGCCACCCTCCTCACCCTCACCCCGACCCCCCGCTGA
- a CDS encoding YDG/SRA domain-containing protein, giving the protein MVPARPVDEFCAAIDALRVDRSSGEPALHQPITLLWAVARAADGQPRLAPWSEVQGELRLLLKRYGRQGSDPSPEYPFVALSRSSLWELEDVAGDVPAARGSQVKNWLLDQNPRGGLTEAFHTLMATDAAARQQVADRLTDRFFESAKPDELLQRIRRDAAVFDRFGAVPGVSDGQTFPNRKALAEARVHRPLQAGICGTKDGGAESIVVSGGYEDDEDYGDTLIYTGQGGRDPGSGQQVRDQKLTLGNAALVTSLATGGPVRVVRAEKERKGSSSTMHYRYDGLYRVEDYWSEQGRSGHLVWRFRLVQLTGAAAPTRSAALLNMPSGNETPSRVEAMAQRIVRSTAVANFVKKVHDFHCQVCGTRLTAPTHPYAEAAHIRGLGRPHHGPDIADNVLCLCPNHHTLFDFGMLVIEDDLTVTDRSSGTVLGPLREAPGHQVDREHLAYHRKHYSGLGWHGPNDA; this is encoded by the coding sequence ATGGTGCCGGCGCGTCCCGTGGACGAGTTCTGCGCTGCTATCGATGCCCTCCGTGTCGATCGATCCTCCGGCGAGCCGGCGCTCCACCAGCCCATCACGCTGCTGTGGGCCGTCGCGCGGGCGGCCGACGGCCAGCCTCGACTGGCGCCCTGGAGCGAGGTGCAGGGAGAGCTCCGTCTGTTGCTGAAGCGCTACGGGCGCCAGGGTTCGGACCCCTCCCCGGAATACCCGTTCGTTGCCTTGAGTCGATCGAGCCTTTGGGAGCTCGAGGACGTCGCCGGCGACGTCCCGGCGGCTCGTGGCTCGCAGGTCAAGAACTGGCTTCTGGATCAGAATCCGCGAGGTGGCCTCACCGAGGCGTTCCACACCCTCATGGCGACCGATGCCGCGGCGCGGCAGCAGGTCGCCGACAGACTGACGGATCGTTTCTTCGAATCCGCCAAGCCTGACGAGCTCCTGCAGCGGATCCGCCGGGACGCCGCTGTCTTCGACCGTTTCGGAGCAGTGCCCGGTGTCAGTGACGGCCAGACCTTTCCGAACCGGAAGGCGCTCGCCGAGGCGCGGGTCCACCGGCCGCTACAGGCGGGAATCTGCGGCACGAAGGATGGCGGAGCTGAGTCGATAGTCGTCTCCGGCGGCTACGAGGACGACGAAGACTACGGCGACACCCTCATCTATACGGGGCAGGGCGGCCGGGACCCCGGCTCCGGTCAGCAGGTCCGCGACCAGAAGCTCACTCTTGGCAATGCCGCCCTGGTCACCAGTCTCGCCACCGGTGGACCGGTGCGAGTCGTCCGTGCGGAGAAGGAGCGGAAAGGCAGCTCCTCGACAATGCATTACCGCTACGACGGCCTCTACCGGGTTGAGGACTACTGGTCCGAACAGGGCCGTTCCGGACACCTCGTCTGGCGCTTCCGGCTTGTTCAGCTGACCGGCGCTGCGGCGCCGACCCGATCCGCCGCGCTGCTCAACATGCCCTCCGGCAACGAGACTCCGTCACGCGTGGAGGCCATGGCCCAGCGCATCGTCCGGAGCACCGCCGTGGCAAATTTCGTCAAGAAGGTGCACGACTTCCACTGCCAGGTGTGCGGAACGCGTCTCACTGCCCCGACCCATCCCTATGCAGAAGCCGCTCACATTCGGGGACTCGGTCGCCCGCACCACGGACCTGACATCGCCGACAACGTCCTCTGCCTCTGCCCCAACCACCACACCCTCTTCGATTTCGGCATGCTGGTCATCGAGGACGACCTGACCGTCACCGATCGTTCCTCGGGAACGGTTCTCGGGCCGTTGCGCGAAGCTCCGGGCCATCAGGTCGATCGAGAGCATCTCGCGTATCACCGGAAGCACTACTCGGGTCTGGGCTGGCACGGGCCCAACGACGCATAG